The window GCGGCGGCGGACAGCAGCACCGCGTCCAGCGCGCGGATCTCGATCTCGCCGGTGGGAAGGTTCGGGTTCATCGCTTCCTTCGCACGGGCGACGACCTTGCCCGTCACCGTCACGACGCTTTCGGCGCGCAGCGATTCGATCACCTTGAAGACCGGACCGTCGACTTCAGTGACGATCTGCACCATGCCATAATGGTCGCGCAGGTCGATGAAGACCAGGTCGCCATGATCGCGCTTGCGATGGACCCAGCCCGACACGCGCACCTCATCACCAACTTCGGCCGATGTCAGGGCGCCGCAGGTATGGGTGCGATAGGCGTGCATGGCGTTTTGGTCTTTCAACTGCGTTTTACGGAAATGACAAATTGTTGCGGCCCCGCTATGGGCTAGCCTTGTCGACTATCGACGAGCCCGCCGGGGAGCGGGCCTGCCCATAATAAGATCGAAGACCATATGCAAATCCATCCGCTGATTACCGACAGCAAGACTCTCGCTTCATTTTGCGCCCGGATCGCCAAATCGCCCTATATCGCGGTCGATACCGAGTTCATGCGTGAAAACAGCTATTGGCCCGACCTATGCCTCGTGCAGGTCGCGGACGACAATGAAGCCGCCGCCATCGATCCAAAGGCTCCGGGTCTTGACCTTTCGCCCCTGCTCGACCTGATGGTGGACAATGAGGATGTGCTGAAGGTCTTTCATGCCGGCGGACAGGATCTGGAGATCATCTACAATCTGACAGGGAAAACGCCCCATCCGCTGTTCGACACCCAGATTGCGGCCATGGCGCTCGGCCTTGGCGAACAGATCGGATATGGCAATCTGGTCGATGCCTGGCTGGGGGTCCAGCTGGACAAGGGCGCGCGCTTCACCGACTGGGCGCGCCGCCCGCTCGACAAGCGTCAGATCGACTATGCAATCGGCGACGTCACCTACCTCATTCAGATCTTCCCGAAAATGCTGGAGGAATTGAAGCGCACCGGTCGGGGCGACTGGCTGGACCAGGAAATGGAACGGATCAGCGACGCGGAAAACTACGTGAATGAACCGACAGAGGCCTGGAAGCGCGTCCGCATCGCCAGCCGCAAAGCGGATGTGCTTGGCCGTTTGAAGGCGCTGGCCGCATGGCGCGAGATCGAAGCGCAGGACAAAAATCTGCCGCGCGGCCGCATCGTCAAGGATGAGACGCTGGCCGATATCGCCAGCCACCCACCGCGGGCTCAGGAAGATCTGGGCAAGGTGCGCGGCCTGTCCGCCACCTGGAAGACGAACGATATCGGCGCGCGGTTGATGCAGGCTCTGGCCAGCCATCAACCGCTGGGCAAGGATGAAATGCCCGAGCGTGACCCCAAGCGGCCGGGCCTTGGCAAGGATGGCGCGCTGGTCGCCGACCTGCTCAAGCTGCTGCTGAAAATCCGGTCGCGCGATATCAATGTGGCCGCGCGACTGATTGCCCGGTCGGACGATATCGACGCGCTGGCCGCAGGCGTTCGTGACGACCTCTCGATTCTCGAAGGCTGGCGTTATGAACAATTTGGGCGCGACGCAGTTGATCTGGTGGAAGGCCGCCTTGCCTTCGCGGTCAAGGGCGGCCGCCTCAAGATGACACGCACCGAATAGGAGCAGACGACGATATGCGGATGGCGGCGTTTATTCCTCTAACGATACTGGCGGCTTGCGCAGGCGCCGAATATCCGGGCCCTGCCACCCCTTCAGCTGTCGAAGGCGCTTGCCGGAATGACGGGCTTGACCAGTTCCTGGGCCAGACCGCCAGCGCTTCGGTAGGCGCGCAACTCCTTGCTGCCTCGGGCGCGCGCACTTTGCGCTGGGGCGCGCCCGGCATGGCCATGACGATGGACTTTCGGGCTGACCGGCTGACCGTCAGCTATGATGAAAAGATGGTGATCACCTCTGCACGATGCGGTTGACGACTGAAGCTTCATCGCCTGAACGCACCATCGTCAAAGAAGCTATTGGCGCGGCGTACCGCCTGATCCTGTGAAGAGATTATCCACACGAACAAGACCTGCAAGAACGTCGCGAAGCACAAACCCGCCCGGCAGACATGGCGGGAAGGTCAGCATTCCAACCCGATAAGCGTACCACCGGCAATCCGCCCGACATTGCGTTTGCCATCGATTTCCATCCAGTCAGGCGTGACCTCCAGCCGCCGTCCCCTGATCGTGGTGCGCAGATGTTCGACCGCTATGCGATTGCGCGCCACGATCCGCAGCACCGCCAATCCGTCGCCACGGGCTGCCATCACGCTGTAGCGATCGCCGCGCAGCAGGAAGTGCCAGCTGCCGTCAGAGGGTAGCCATTCATTGCCATCAATGATTTGAACGGGCGCGCCATCGACCCCACCCAGTCGCAGGCTGATCCGGGTAGCGCCATTGCTGCGGCGAGGCGGCGCGAATATCAGAATCGGCTCGCCTTCCAGCGTCAGCGGAATAGGGGTGTCGCGCACCTGACGGGATCCGCCAAGGATCAACGTAGGAAGGTCGGGCGAAAATGGCAGGCGATCACGGGCGAAGTGGCGCTGCCGTACGACCGGATTGGTATGAAAACTCTGCACCTGCGTCGACGTCAGCCGCCCTTCCTCGACCAGGCCATGACATGTGGGACACAGCAACGTGGCGCCAGGCCCCTCCGGCAAGCGCAAATAGCGGTAGATGGTGACGCCACAGCGCACGCAGGCAAATCCGCATGCCTGCCGTATATCGTCTCGCTGCTGGGTCGTCAGCGCTGGCAGCGAAGGCATCACGGGCAGGCTCATGGACGGCGTTCCCTTGCATCGCCGTTCTGCTTCATTGCAGATCGGCGTTACCTTGGAGGCGTCCTTCCCTTTAAGGGCTCTGTCAGGCCCATCGCCTTTACATCGTTAAAATAAAGTGCGTGAGTCAAGTAGGATCGCGCATCAGCGCTGTGGCAGCAGGTCCATGTTGCGCGATGCGGCTATATCACGGATGCGTCCAGGGCGAGGCATGGACTTGATCGCGATTTCCGCGACATCGCCTGCGCTGAACAGTTCGATATTGCCGACATCGAACAGGCGCTGGCCCAGGCTTTGGGTGATCCGCACGCTGCGAATGCTGGACAGGGCGATCTCCGTCCGCTGCTTGGACAGAATGCCCCGTTCCATCAGGACTTCGCGATCGGACAGAGCCAGCCGCTCGCCTTTCGCCATGATCCACCAGATCGCGATGACAAGGATGCCGAGCACCGAAATCAGCAGCAGGATGAACAGGAAAGGATGCGCCCGGAACATCGCGGGATGTTCGTCATATAGCCAGCCCGTGCCCATTTCGCCTCCTGCCGCTTGCCTGCTGCATTGACCATGGAAGCTGCGCTCTGGTCAACATGCGCGATAAAGTCAGCTTTCGTCGCCCATGCGTAGCGCCGCGATGAAGGCTTCCTGAGGAATCTGGACACTGCCATATTCACGCATCCGCTTCTTGCCTTCCTTCTGCTTCTCCAGCAGCTTCTTCTTGCGGGTGATGTCGCCGCCATAGCATTTTGCGGTCACATCCTTGCGCATCGCCGCGATCGTCTCGCGCGCGATCACCTTGCCGCCAATCGCCGCCTGGATCGGGATCTTGAACAGATGGCGGGGTATCAGGTCCTTCAGCCGTTCGCACATATGCCGTCCGCGCGCTTCGGCGGCGCTGCGATGGACGATCATGCTGAGCGCATCGACCGGCTCGTTGTTGACGAGGATGCTCATCTTGACGAGGTCGCCGTCGCGCGTGCCGATCTGATGATAGTCGAAGCTCGCATAGCCCCGTGAAATCGACTTCAGCCGGTCATAGAAGTCGAACACGACCTCGTTGAGCGGCAGTTCATAGGTCACCTGTGCGCGGCCGCCGACATAGGTCAGGTTCTTCTGGATGCCGCGCCGATCCTGGCAAAGTTTCAGGATCGAGCCGAGATATTCGTCAGGGCAATAGATCACCGCCTCGATCCACGGCTCCTCGATCATCTCGATATGGTTGGGATCGGGCATGTCGGCGGGGTTGTGCAGGTGGCGCACGGTCCCGTCCTTCATGTGCATCTCATAGACAACCGATGGCGCGGTCGTGATGAGGTCCAGATCATATTCGCGCGTCAGCCGCTCCTGGATGATCTCCAGATGGAGCAAGCCCAGGAAACCGCAGCGAAAGCCGAAGCCCAGCGCCGCACTGGTTTCCATCTCGAAAGAGAAGCTCGCATCGTTCAGGCGCAGCTTGGAGATGCTGTCGCGCAGCTTTTCAAAGTCGTTCGCATCGACGGGGAACAGGCCGCAGAAAACCACGGGCTGCACTTCCTTGAAGCCCGGCAGCGGCTTGGCTGCGGGATTCTTGACCGTCGTGATGGTGTCGCCGACGCGGGTCTGGCTGATGTCCTTGATCTGCGCGGTGATGAAGCCGATCTCGCCGGGGCCAAGCTCAGGCAACGCTTCGATCTTGGGCCGCATGCAACCGACGCGGTCGATCAAATGCTCGGTGCCGCCGATCATGAACTTGATGTTCTGGCCCTTCTTGATGACACCGTTCATCACGCGCACCAGGATGACGACGCCCAGATAGGGGTCGTACCAGCTATCGACCAGCATCGCTTCCAGCGGCGCGTCCCTGTCGCCCTTGGGCGCGGGAATGCGGGCGACGATGGCTTCCAGCACCTCGTCAATGCCAATGCCCGATTTCGCGCTGGCCAGTACCGCCTGCGATGCATCGAGGCCGATCACTTCCTCTATCTCTGCACGCACCTTTTCCGGCTCGGCGGCGGGCAGGTCGATCTTGTTGAGCACCGGCACGATCTCATGGTCATGCTCGATCGACTGATAGACGTTGGCCAGCGTCTGCGCTTCCACGCCCTGCGCCGCATCGACCACAAGCAACGCCCCCTCGCACGCGGCGAGCGACCTGCTGACCTCATAGGCGAAATCCACATGGCCCGGCGTATCCATGAGGTTCAGCTCGTAGGTTTCACCATTCTTCGCCACATAATCGAGGCGCACGGTCTGCGCCTTGATGGTGATGCCGCGCTCCTTCTCGATGTCCATATTGTCGAGCACCTGCGCCGACATCTCGCGATCCGTAAGGCCGCCGGTGCGCTGGATCAGCCGGTCGGCCAATGTCGACTTGCCATGGTCGATATGGGCGATGATCGAGAAATTGCGAATGTGGGAAAGGTCGGTCATGGACCGCGCCGATAGCAGCCATTTGCAAGCCTGTCAGCAGAGTCGCGCATCGACGTGGTCCGCAGGTCAAACATGCGCCATGCCCCGCTTGCATCGCTTGAACCGCCACACCGTTGTGCTAGAGGATTGCTCAACAACAGGGTGGCCTCAAACAAACATAGATCAGCAACTTCCTGGGGGTGCATAGCCATGTATAAGTTCACTAAGTTCCTTGCCGCCGCGGCCAGCCTTGCCGTTCTGGCTTCGCCTGCCATTGCCGCTGAAAAGGGTTCGTCCGCACGTCAGCAGCAGGCCAAGAAAACGGCCGAAATTCCGCGGTGTACTCGCCGCATTGGCACGGTCGCGATCGTTGAACCGGACAATCAGTGGTGGCGCGAACTGAACCTGGGCAGCCCCGAAGCGATCCTGAAGGTCTTCATTCAGCAGTCCGGCTGCTTCGGCATCGTCAATCGCGGACGCGCGATGGCCAGCCGCAACCTGGAACGCGCGATGGCGGACTCCGGCGAACTGCAGGCCGGATCCAATCTGGGTAGGGGCCAGGTGAAGGCGGCCGATTATTATCTGCAGCCTGACATCGTCTCCTCGAACAAGAATTCAGGCGGCAACGCAATCGGCGGCATGCTGGGCGGATTCCTTGGTGGCCGAACTCTGGGCGCACTGGCTGGCGGTATCTCGATCAAGAAGAGCGAGGCTAACGTCACCCTGTCGATCGTCAACGCGCGCACGACCGAGGAAGAGGCGCTGACCGAAGGCTATTCGCGCA of the Sphingobium herbicidovorans genome contains:
- the rnd gene encoding ribonuclease D → MQIHPLITDSKTLASFCARIAKSPYIAVDTEFMRENSYWPDLCLVQVADDNEAAAIDPKAPGLDLSPLLDLMVDNEDVLKVFHAGGQDLEIIYNLTGKTPHPLFDTQIAAMALGLGEQIGYGNLVDAWLGVQLDKGARFTDWARRPLDKRQIDYAIGDVTYLIQIFPKMLEELKRTGRGDWLDQEMERISDAENYVNEPTEAWKRVRIASRKADVLGRLKALAAWREIEAQDKNLPRGRIVKDETLADIASHPPRAQEDLGKVRGLSATWKTNDIGARLMQALASHQPLGKDEMPERDPKRPGLGKDGALVADLLKLLLKIRSRDINVAARLIARSDDIDALAAGVRDDLSILEGWRYEQFGRDAVDLVEGRLAFAVKGGRLKMTRTE
- a CDS encoding I78 family peptidase inhibitor; this encodes MRMAAFIPLTILAACAGAEYPGPATPSAVEGACRNDGLDQFLGQTASASVGAQLLAASGARTLRWGAPGMAMTMDFRADRLTVSYDEKMVITSARCG
- a CDS encoding PH domain-containing protein, which encodes MGTGWLYDEHPAMFRAHPFLFILLLISVLGILVIAIWWIMAKGERLALSDREVLMERGILSKQRTEIALSSIRSVRITQSLGQRLFDVGNIELFSAGDVAEIAIKSMPRPGRIRDIAASRNMDLLPQR
- the lepA gene encoding translation elongation factor 4, which codes for MTDLSHIRNFSIIAHIDHGKSTLADRLIQRTGGLTDREMSAQVLDNMDIEKERGITIKAQTVRLDYVAKNGETYELNLMDTPGHVDFAYEVSRSLAACEGALLVVDAAQGVEAQTLANVYQSIEHDHEIVPVLNKIDLPAAEPEKVRAEIEEVIGLDASQAVLASAKSGIGIDEVLEAIVARIPAPKGDRDAPLEAMLVDSWYDPYLGVVILVRVMNGVIKKGQNIKFMIGGTEHLIDRVGCMRPKIEALPELGPGEIGFITAQIKDISQTRVGDTITTVKNPAAKPLPGFKEVQPVVFCGLFPVDANDFEKLRDSISKLRLNDASFSFEMETSAALGFGFRCGFLGLLHLEIIQERLTREYDLDLITTAPSVVYEMHMKDGTVRHLHNPADMPDPNHIEMIEEPWIEAVIYCPDEYLGSILKLCQDRRGIQKNLTYVGGRAQVTYELPLNEVVFDFYDRLKSISRGYASFDYHQIGTRDGDLVKMSILVNNEPVDALSMIVHRSAAEARGRHMCERLKDLIPRHLFKIPIQAAIGGKVIARETIAAMRKDVTAKCYGGDITRKKKLLEKQKEGKKRMREYGSVQIPQEAFIAALRMGDES
- a CDS encoding CsgG/HfaB family protein, yielding MYKFTKFLAAAASLAVLASPAIAAEKGSSARQQQAKKTAEIPRCTRRIGTVAIVEPDNQWWRELNLGSPEAILKVFIQQSGCFGIVNRGRAMASRNLERAMADSGELQAGSNLGRGQVKAADYYLQPDIVSSNKNSGGNAIGGMLGGFLGGRTLGALAGGISIKKSEANVTLSIVNARTTEEEALTEGYSRKSDLSFGGGGGAGWWGGFAAAGGGGYQNTEIGQVIVLAYLDAYTKLVTQLGGLPANAAAAAPRAQ